Proteins encoded by one window of Syntrophales bacterium:
- a CDS encoding adenine nucleotide alpha hydrolase family protein gives MFTPKEKVLVAVSGGKDSLALWDALLLLGFNAEGIHIDIGQGEFSRASKEVCLQFAADRRAKLHVFSFAETYGLSISEVARRIHYVPCAICGILKRHLMNALTTITNHHIVATGHNLDDEAATLLGNILGWQDGYLARQHPHLPEKGDTFPSRVKPLARLEESEVIAFCKFRSINFYGEKCPLSKGATSPIYKQVLHMLEEKMPGTKRRFLFGFWKKEQSRFASRTSVKLKKCAKCNHLTTSDTCLYCRLMLKAGLNPLTPLKIETLSFSSN, from the coding sequence ATGTTTACCCCAAAGGAAAAGGTCCTCGTGGCTGTATCTGGGGGAAAAGATAGCCTTGCACTATGGGACGCTCTACTACTTCTGGGATTCAATGCGGAGGGAATACACATAGATATAGGCCAAGGCGAGTTCTCTCGCGCCTCAAAAGAAGTTTGCCTACAATTTGCAGCCGATCGTCGTGCAAAACTCCATGTTTTCTCCTTTGCAGAAACCTACGGCCTTTCAATCTCTGAGGTCGCTCGACGGATACACTATGTCCCCTGTGCTATTTGCGGTATTTTGAAACGCCATCTAATGAACGCTTTAACAACAATCACCAACCATCACATTGTAGCCACTGGTCACAATCTAGATGATGAAGCAGCAACACTGCTGGGCAACATTCTAGGCTGGCAGGATGGGTACCTCGCCCGACAACATCCACACCTGCCAGAAAAGGGAGACACGTTTCCGTCAAGGGTTAAACCCCTTGCGCGATTAGAGGAATCAGAGGTAATCGCGTTCTGCAAGTTCAGAAGTATAAACTTCTACGGAGAAAAATGTCCTCTATCTAAAGGTGCCACTTCTCCCATTTACAAACAAGTCCTCCACATGCTGGAAGAAAAAATGCCTGGTACTAAACGCAGATTTTTATTTGGATTCTGGAAGAAGGAACAATCAAGGTTTGCATCGCGTACTTCAGTTAAGCTTAAAAAATGCGCAAAATGCAACCATCTCACAACCTCAGATACGTGTCTATACTGCAGACTAATGTTAAAGGCCGGATTAAACCCATTAACGCCACTCAAAATTGAAACTCTCTCTTTTTCCTCCAACTGA
- a CDS encoding sulfite exporter TauE/SafE family protein — protein sequence MNDTTIMITGLALLSLASGMLGLGVAFSAVPFLALFLPDLVHQVQPLSLLLNGVTALFAFFGFAKSGFVDWKKATTLAVVTTLSAPVGAWLVQYTPVLMVWIAYLVSVVYLVYRLFRPVQERPGEENFKMALMLAVPISVLSGLLGIGPGFLLMPTLILVGFPAKQAAGINAFAVMPPSFSALIPHIEMAHFDIHLTATLIVVGAIGSYVGARLTSLYIPGGRIKQGFGILIIIMTLYKIYTLV from the coding sequence ATGAACGACACAACGATCATGATCACAGGACTAGCTCTACTTTCACTCGCATCGGGGATGTTGGGATTGGGAGTGGCATTTTCGGCCGTTCCCTTCCTAGCTCTGTTTCTTCCTGATCTTGTCCACCAAGTCCAGCCTCTGTCACTCCTTCTGAACGGCGTCACTGCCCTGTTCGCCTTTTTTGGCTTCGCAAAAAGCGGATTTGTTGATTGGAAAAAGGCAACCACCTTAGCTGTGGTGACCACACTTAGTGCTCCGGTAGGTGCGTGGCTCGTTCAGTACACACCCGTCCTAATGGTGTGGATTGCCTATCTGGTATCTGTTGTTTATTTGGTTTACCGTCTCTTCCGACCTGTGCAGGAGAGACCCGGGGAAGAGAACTTCAAGATGGCTTTGATGCTGGCAGTCCCTATCTCAGTCTTGAGCGGCCTTTTGGGCATCGGTCCAGGTTTTCTCCTCATGCCGACGTTGATCCTCGTGGGATTTCCAGCCAAGCAAGCGGCTGGGATCAATGCCTTTGCCGTTATGCCCCCTTCTTTTTCTGCATTAATACCTCATATTGAAATGGCCCACTTTGATATCCATTTGACAGCAACACTAATCGTTGTGGGTGCGATTGGTTCCTATGTGGGTGCAAGATTGACCAGTCTCTACATCCCAGGAGGAAGAATCAAACAAGGCTTCGGTATTCTAATTATCATTATGACCCTCTACAAGATATACACCCTCGTGTAA
- a CDS encoding permease, whose translation MIAEIVIAGFIALKDYVATHILTCLVPAFLLAGAMVAFINQQAILNVLGEQANKLKSFSLASLASFFVAACSCTVIPVSAGLYYSGAAVGVAFIVLWVAPSANLLSLIYTGNILGGEIVAARVASSLMMAFAVGWFMTIAFQNEKRETNPAKEVMSVEATFKNSVVSGRHAVLLFLIVLSLLLPNYVARTGPYIEKVIVWSIATFILLVYVFKSLPRNEIKTWLRESLWFVRIILPLLLAGVFLVGVVGKLIPEEWIRAWLGGNSFRASFLATLIGAISYFATMTEAPFVDTLMKLGMGKGPALALLLTGPGLSLPNWIAIARVFGVKKSVVYVTIIIFLGTFIGWFFGNFIL comes from the coding sequence ATGATCGCAGAGATAGTTATTGCCGGATTTATTGCTCTCAAGGATTATGTGGCCACACACATTCTGACATGTCTTGTTCCTGCATTTTTACTTGCCGGTGCTATGGTAGCATTTATTAATCAGCAAGCAATTCTAAATGTACTGGGGGAGCAAGCAAATAAGTTAAAGTCATTTTCGCTTGCATCTCTCGCAAGCTTCTTTGTTGCTGCCTGTTCCTGCACGGTCATACCTGTATCCGCCGGTTTATACTATAGCGGTGCGGCCGTTGGTGTGGCTTTTATTGTGCTGTGGGTCGCACCTTCGGCGAATCTTCTCTCTCTGATCTATACGGGAAACATTCTTGGAGGTGAAATTGTTGCTGCCAGAGTTGCGTCATCGCTCATGATGGCCTTTGCTGTAGGGTGGTTCATGACAATCGCCTTTCAGAACGAGAAACGGGAAACCAATCCTGCTAAAGAAGTTATGTCGGTGGAAGCAACATTTAAAAACAGTGTCGTTTCGGGCAGACACGCCGTCTTACTTTTTCTTATCGTTCTTTCGTTACTCCTGCCCAACTACGTCGCAAGAACGGGTCCGTACATCGAAAAGGTCATTGTATGGAGTATCGCTACGTTCATACTTCTGGTATACGTGTTCAAATCACTTCCGAGAAATGAGATCAAGACCTGGCTGAGGGAATCCTTGTGGTTTGTGAGAATAATCCTTCCCCTTCTTCTCGCCGGGGTGTTTTTGGTGGGTGTCGTTGGAAAACTGATTCCTGAAGAGTGGATAAGGGCGTGGCTCGGAGGTAATAGTTTTAGGGCTTCTTTCCTTGCTACTCTTATCGGTGCCATCAGTTATTTCGCCACGATGACCGAAGCGCCATTCGTTGATACTTTAATGAAACTGGGTATGGGAAAGGGACCGGCACTTGCACTTCTTCTCACCGGGCCAGGTTTGAGTCTTCCTAACTGGATTGCTATTGCTCGGGTGTTCGGGGTGAAAAAATCTGTTGTTTATGTAACAATAATTATTTTTCTGGGAACATTTATCGGCTGGTTTTTCGGTAACTTCATATTGTAG
- a CDS encoding response regulator: MDKTNLLGSHVLLAEDNTLNQQVAIELLEMVGAKIDLATDGEETVKMAIDALGGKEQYRYDCILMDIQMPKIDGFEATRLIRRIDSLKSVPIIALTAQCYKGR, encoded by the coding sequence ATCGACAAAACTAACCTCTTAGGCTCCCATGTCCTTCTTGCTGAGGATAACACCCTTAACCAGCAGGTTGCAATAGAACTCTTAGAGATGGTTGGCGCAAAAATTGACTTAGCCACAGATGGAGAAGAGACAGTAAAAATGGCAATAGATGCCTTGGGTGGTAAAGAGCAATACAGATATGATTGTATACTCATGGATATACAGATGCCTAAAATAGATGGTTTTGAAGCAACCCGTCTGATAAGACGCATTGACTCACTAAAGAGTGTGCCAATAATTGCTTTGACAGCCCAATGCTATAAAGGGAGATAA